The Fusarium falciforme chromosome 10, complete sequence DNA segment ATTCCCGTTTCCCCTGATGTTTTTATACTTGTAACGCAAATCCGGAAAATATGGAGGCGGAGACGGCTGCTAGAGTATACGGAATTGAGAATATGTTGGAGGACTGGAGCTTGATATTGCCCCGAACTGGCATCCAGGTCACACGCATTCTTTCTGATTCTGTCAAGGTAAACGTTGCTCTGGATCTCTCTGGTGCGGGAGTTGTCATGGCCAACGTCGGATCATGTTGCTTTGAATGCGCATTGTATGAGCTTGAGAGGGGCTCAGCATGAATGTGCACCTATGACACCCGCCAGGTTGGGGCCGGTTACCGGGCCGGGCGGATCAGAGAGGTTGGGGGTTATAGCTCAACCAGAGTAAACTTAGAGCTTATCTAACCAGCGgcctccatcatgtcttTTCATTTCCAACCTCGGTCGTTCATTGTTACCCGTCTGCCGCTCGAAATTTGAGAAGCCGACCTACGGCAACACATTATCGTTTATTGAAAGAGTCTTCTGATGCACGCAATAGAAAGACTAAAAAGAGGCCACTGTGCTAGCATTAGGTTGTAATGCTATGAAGTGTTGATATGGTGTTCTCTGTTAtggttgaagcccggccctcgatgggataactgagccagaagaccgggATATCTCAATCTTTGATAGGAAGTGCTGCATCGCAATTAACCTCACACACTCAAGCTTAATAGCAACTGGTTCAGAGCAGCCAGGGCCTACAGATACACCAAGCTAGAGATAACAAGCCACCAGATCCGCTCCCTCAAGTTGATGCCGGGCGCTTTCACCCGTCAATATTCCACGTAGAACATGATTTCTATTGTCTTGTGAGGTGCACTATGAGCGTTTACTCCTCTACCTTAAAGCACTTCAGACCAAtcttccttcttgatgaaCTCCTCAAGAGTGGTGAATGGAACGTCCACTCCCAGCTATTTGTTTATAACCGTTAGTTTGACGGCTCGCCTCGGGGACGGGGGCTACTCACGTCGGCGGGGAAAATAACACTCGGGTCACCACCGTGATATCCAAAGTCTCCGATGTATTCGTACATGTCGGCCAGTTCCTCCCCAACGCCTCCGGGAATCGCGTTTTCGAGAACCGCCCTGTCAAGACGCTGGAAGCGGCATTGCACGCCATGGACTTTGCCCCACAGAGCGGCGAACTCATTCCAACTCAAAAAGCCTGAAGCACCCAGAAGGTTTTTCCCAGGACCAACCTGGGTGAGACCCTTAACGAACAGGCCTGTAGAGCCCTCTCAGCAGTGCATTCTTCCAATGTGTCAAGATACTTACCAGTGTCGTGGCGCGCATCAACTTGCGCGACTGGGGTGTCAGGGTTTCCTGGGGCACTCCAGATGAATGTATTATCGGGTTGCTGCGGCCTGGTTAGTGTCCACTCGTAGCATCTCTCGCCGACACTACCTGTACGTTACACGTATGGCAGTGTGTTGGGGTGGGGGGGTAAGACTTGCCTTGCTGGGCCTCGCCAGCTGAGAAGCTTTCCAGTTTGAAAGATACAAGGCTACCTGCAAATACGACGTTTTTTTCTCCAGGGCCGGGTATGTAGCCTTCAGGTACTCGACAGCTTCCCATTTGGCATCAAAGTGATAGTTGTGCGTATACTTTCCCTTGCTCCACTTCGTGGTGGCAGAGAGCGTCGAGAGCACGAATCTGTCGAGGGTCTCCAGAGTCGCAAAGACTGCGTCAACAATATTGCGACCTTGCTGCACTTCGAGGTCGTAAGCCAGCACATTGACTGGGCGGCCAGACTCTTGAGCTCGCTTTTGGATCTCTGGATCGCCGACGATTCCCCAGAAGTCGGTGACTCCAAATACCACAGTTGATCCCGCAAATGCGGCTTTCAGGGAGGCAGCGTCGTTCAAGTCCGCTTTGACGAGTTCGACACCTTTAGCAGCCCATTTCTGACTCTCTGGCTTGGCCGGATTGCGTGTAATGCCACGGACGTGCCAACCTGCCTCCTGGAGGAACACATCGGCAACAGAGGCGCCCTTTTGCATCAAAGTAAGCAAGACTTATCGGCACCAGGCAAAATTAGGATCGCCACACTACATGGCTTTCTTACCTGGATTCCGGTGATACCGACCACCGTGATAATCTTGTTCGTCATATTAAGTTCGTCGAAAGAAGAGTCGAAGTGTTAAAGAGTCTGAAATGATTGCTACTTGGGATGTCAGAACGAGGAAACAACAAATGTATTTATGCTATTTCCATACTGTTGTGTATCGGACGAAGAAATCGTCTTTGCCCAGTAGCTCGGAGGAACTGGTGTCCCCGCCCCGCCTTTGGCTGTAGTTCTCCTCCTGCGTGCAGGAAGATTAGTGATCCCTTCAGAAAGATTAGTGATAAGGGATAGATCCATGATATCAGGAGGCGGCCCGATTAATACGCCGGCAATGGGAAACTCGGGGCAGTTGAATAAAAACTCGGTTAACAGCATGGCCTTCACGGACGAAGCACACGGAACTCTTTTTAGTGGGGTTATGTCGTGATAGTTGTGGCTGTGATGTTTTGACAATGAGTGATCCCCTTCCACCTAGGCACATTGAAGATTATTCATTACTCGTGGATCTTGAGAGAATGCGGCCATTTCTTCACCCAGCTGCGCGTGATTGGAGCCAACTCACGTCGAAGGCGGCAAGGATCGTTCCTTGTAAT contains these protein-coding regions:
- a CDS encoding NmrA domain-containing protein translates to MTNKIITVVGITGIQGASVADVFLQEAGWHVRGITRNPAKPESQKWAAKGVELVKADLNDAASLKAAFAGSTVVFGVTDFWGIVGDPEIQKRAQESGRPVNVLAYDLEVQQGRNIVDAVFATLETLDRFVLSTLSATTKWSKGKYTHNYHFDAKWEAVEYLKATYPALEKKTSYLQVALYLSNWKASQLARPSKASLTPPPQHTAIRQPDNTFIWSAPGNPDTPVAQVDARHDTGLFVKGLTQVGPGKNLLGASGFLSWNEFAALWGKVHGVQCRFQRLDRAVLENAIPGGVGEELADMYEYIGDFGYHGGDPSVIFPADLGVDVPFTTLEEFIKKEDWSEVL